In a genomic window of Bicyclus anynana chromosome 5, ilBicAnyn1.1, whole genome shotgun sequence:
- the LOC112052268 gene encoding tetratricopeptide repeat protein 37, whose translation MTDIKSLLKEARKLIDDKEFKEAQECCKNILRKDKQNYLGLVLLGKSLQETDQAALAFQKAISSKPDHPLAWQGLANYYERKEDSTSKIKLITVYDEILKLQVEEEKALEIITKLGQLGCSLNDNRIISILINYLDKNLDDKIFSAAVHQLVELLKANESCKDEDIPRVINHLSKLIERDPNETLHILLGKVILQKNNFIDSMREVMNLNYFVPSVTFREWLCKYLCTYYVQHNTFSGFDIEAHINEITVGIENSKYPALLRSMISYDKGLFVDAYKQCVPIVNYQEADITEATFIIRCTFKLKKFSVAQKLATNFLIKVKDQSFAVTLKKFLFLSIAEQQKWKQAIVIASELPIDCLDISEQAILAKCFIEVNDNADHLMENLRETNHYKQLEAISLIKQEKYEDAIKLLEDSSENHLNLFYIGKAYWNLEQYDQSLIYLLKSARLNTDHADTFLYLGMIFQNYKQDLDKAKRCYEKAFSLNNIDLNIIKNLSDLYIKMELLDVNFDLLSKAIQNVQMDLPWINFRLGLYYINKREWENAIIQFRKVINAEPKNTIAFQCLADAYYSRGSFTSALKAYNKVISMNPKNILHCLTRIGYINSLLTQYAEAIITFEKVLQIDPDSLLALKGIAETWMRIAKKKFTAKLYGSARDTAQYAINYLIRALTVEKSFLCIWNLLANALIFITKLPNEYCYVDMKNSFNDDDTVRKDKFDIYPQALACFTKIAKQKPQLASYDLATTYLDYYQATDEIVNCHIAFKLTVANIKTKPSSWRNWNLLGKICIFKKRYDLAQHCFNKALPITPKSAVAKIWCNLGTLYVKLGLHKLANYCFWRGQSTQLSYPQSWIGQGLIAEVIQEEEAMDLFRHACRLGYHPQCAMGYADWVCRTLKDDTYKNSSELKYVIEGLYAIPYAMDLVQWFIRFEPKNAYAYNTLGILQERSDLLCSALTSYQKAFQYADNDKKNIILLNIARTLLRLGKYDEAIVTFKEISEASFNSACGLALALFKKGLYEESYSAYDTALHWLCANDDEKANLLVAMAGIVYMYKGIDDAKTLLFHSIQVSQTNPTPYSLFAICSLGIIHSDQGLSKLAICELQKYEKDSNFGYDVGFLKSYHALNDDINRAIKLLSESLHDHPSSTELWFCMAQYCLQASDTKAKIASSCAKRALSSMHDQKNGKETAKMLATASIAEHVAGNKYKSQLLAKDGLHMYPWQSEIWAALVFSILTSKLSVERKKWILNVAGHMRKNLDTSRGLNRWINLLEKKLSR comes from the coding sequence atgacTGATATAAAGTCCTTATTAAAAGAGGCAAGAAAATTAATTGACGACAAGGAGTTCAAAGAAGCTCAAGAATGTTGCAAAAATATATTGAGAAAAGATAAACAGAATTATTTGGGATTAGTTCTGTTAGGTAAATCTTTACAGGAGACTGATCAAGCTGCATTAGCATTTCAAAAAGCCATATCAAGTAAACCTGATCACCCATTAGCTTGGCAAGGTCTTGCTAATTATTATGAACGAAAAGAGGACAGTACATCAAAAATCAAGCTTATTACTGTCtatgatgaaattttaaaacttcAAGTAGAAGAGGAGAAGGCTTTGGAAATCATAACCAAGCTTGGCCAGCTTGGATGCTCTCTAAATGATAACCGGATAATAAGtatacttataaattatttggATAAGAATTTGGATGATAAGATATTTTCTGCTGCAGTTCATCAGCTTGTTGAATTGTTAAAAGCAAATGAGTCTTGTAAAGATGAAGACATACCAAGAGTTATCAATCACTTATCTAAACTTATAGAAAGAGATCCTAATGAAACATTGCATATTTTACTAGGGAAAGTGATCCTGCAgaagaataattttattgattcaATGAGGGAGGTCatgaacttaaattattttgtacctAGTGTCACTTTCAGAGAATGGCTTTGTAAGTATTTGTGTACTTATTATGTCCAACACAATACTTTTTCTGGATTTGACATTGAGGCACACATAAATGAAATAACAGTAGGAATTGAAAATTCTAAATATCCTGCCCTATTAAGAAGTATGATATCATATGATAAAGGATTATTTGTTGATGCTTACAAACAATGTGTTCCAATTGTAAATTACCAGGAAGCAGATATCACTGAAGCTACTTTCATCATAAGATGTACATTCAAGTTAAAAAAGTTCTCAGTGGCACAAAAATTGGCAACAAATTTCTTGATAAAAGTTAAAGATCAATCTTTTGcagttactttaaaaaaatttctATTTTTGTCAATAGCTGAACAACAAAAATGGAAACAAGCTATTGTGATTGCAAGTGAACTACCTATTGACTGCTTGGATATCAGTGAACAGGCAATACTTGCAAAATGTTTTATAGAAGTTAATGATAATGCTGATCATCTAATGGAAAACCTTAGAGAAACAAACCATTATAAACAATTGGAAGCTATCTCTCTTATTAAACAAGAGAAATATGAAGATGCAATCAAATTATTGGAAGATTCATCAGAAAAtcatcttaatttattttacataggAAAAGCATATTGGAATTTAGAACAGTATGATcaatctcttatttatttacttaaatctgCCAGACTGAATACAGATCATGCAGATACATTTCTGTATTTAGGAATGATTTTCCAAAACTACAAGCAAGATTTGGATAAGGCTAAAAGATGTTATGAAAAAGCTTTTAGTCTTAATAATATTGACTTAAATATTATCAAGAATTTAAGTGATCTTTACATTAAAATGGAACTCTTGGATGTTAACTTTGATTTATTGAGTAAAGCAATCCAAAATGTACAAATGGATTTACCATGGATTAATTTTCGTTTGgggctttattatattaataaaagagaATGGGAAAATGCTATTATTCAGTTTCGAAAAGTAATTAATGCTGAACCTAAAAACACAATTGCATTTCAGTGTTTAGCAGATGCTTATTATTCAAGAGGATCCTTCACATCAGCATTAAAAGCGTACAACAAAGTTATATCAATGAATCCCAAAAATATATTGCATTGTCTTACTAGAATAGGTTATATTAATTCTTTATTGACACAGTATGCAGAGGCAATTATAACATTTGAAAAAGTGTTGCAAATAGACCCTGACTCTTTGTTAGCTCTAAAAGGCATAGCAGAAACTTGGATGAGAATAGCAAAGAAAAAATTTACTGCCAAACTTTATGGTAGTGCCAGAGATACTGCACAATatgcaattaattatttaatcagGGCATTAACTGTAGAAAAGTCTTTTTTATGCATATGGAATTTATTAGCTAATGCACTAATATTCATAACTAAATTACCAAATGAATACTGTTATGTTGacatgaaaaattcattcaatgATGATGACACAGTAAGAAAGGATAAGTTTGACATCTATCCCCAAGCATTAGCCTGCTTCACCAAGATAGCAAAACAAAAGCCGCAGTTAGCCTCGTATGATTTAGCTACTACTTATCTTGATTATTATCAAGCAACAGACGAAATTGTAAATTGTCATATTGCATTTAAACTAACTGTAGCCAACATTAAAACTAAACCAAGCTCTTGGAGAAACTGGAACCTACTTGGAAAGatatgtatttttaagaaaagATACGATTTAGCCCAACATTGCTTTAATAAGGCATTGCCGATAACACCCAAGAGTGCTGTGGCAAAAATATGGTGTAATTTGGGCACATTGTATGTCAAGTTAGGACTTCATAAATTGGCCAATTATTGTTTTTGGCGTGGACAATCAACTCAGCTGTCTTATCCTCAGAGCTGGATTGGTCAAGGGTTGATAGCTGAAGTTATTCAAGAAGAAGAAGCTATGGACCTTTTCAGACATGCCTGTCGTCTAGGTTACCACCCTCAGTGTGCTATGGGATATGCTGACTGGGTGTGCAGGACATTAAAAGACGATACTTACAAAAACAGCTCTGagttaaaatatgttattgaaGGTTTATACGCAATACCATATGCTATGGACTTAGTTCAGTGGTTTATAAGATTTGAGCCAAAGAATGCTTATGCTTATAATACTCTCGGTATCCTGCAAGAAAGAAGTGATCTTTTGTGTTCTGCATTAACTTCCTATCAAAAAGCATTTCAATATGCAgataatgacaaaaaaaatattatccttCTTAATATTGCAAGGACTCTTCTGAGACTTGGAAAATATGATGAAGCCATTGTGACTTTCAAAGAAATTTCTGAAGCAAGTTTCAATTCGGCTTGTGGTTTAGCTCTTGCTCTTTTCAAAAAAGGTCTTTATGAAGAATCATATTCAGCATATGATACTGCTCTGCACTGGCTCtgtgctaatgatgatgaaaaggcAAATCTTCTGGTAGCTATGGCTGGCATAGTATACATGTATAAAGGCATTGATGATGCAAAAACACTGCTATTTCATAGCATTCAGGTTTCACAGACTAATCCAACACCATACAGCTTGTTTGCTATATGTTCATTAGGAATCATACATTCAGACCAAGGACTATCTAAATTGGCCATATGTGAGTTGCAGAAATATGAAAAAGATAGCAACTTTGGATATGATGTAGGTTTCCTGAAATCTTATCATGCACTTAATGATGATATCAACAGAGCCATTAAATTGTTGAGCGAGTCACTCCACGATCATCCTAGTAGTACAGAATTATGGTTTTGCATGGCACAATATTGTTTACAGGCATCTGATACAAAAGCAAAGATAGCAAGTTCCTGTGCTAAAAGAGCATTAAGCTCAATGCATGATCAAAAAAATGGCAAAGAAACAGCAAAAATGCTTGCCACAGCTAGTATTGCTGAACATGTAGCAGGAAACAAATATAAATCACAGCTGTTAGCAAAAGATGGGCTTCACATGTATCCATGGCAATCGGAAATTTGGGCAGCATTggttttttcaattttaacaaGCAAGTTGTCTGTTGAGAGGAAAAAATGGATTTTAAATGTTGCTGGACATATGAGAAAAAATTTAGATACAAGCAGAGGTCTGAATAGATGGATTAACCTGTTAGAGAAAAAGTTAAGCAGATAG
- the LOC112052270 gene encoding tRNA (guanine-N(7)-)-methyltransferase gives MCSIMTLPQKKYYRQRAHSNPIADHCFEYPAHPDDYDWSNLYPIIRTEKPLGRVEFLDVGCGYGGLLVTLSPMFPDNLMLGLEIRVKVSDYVNDRILALRTQNADQYNNIAVLRTNAMKYLPNFFYKGQLKKMFFLYPDPHFKKAKHKWRIINKWLLSEYAYVLAEHGIVYTITDVKDLHDWMVTHFEEHPLFERISEEDLKNDMIVEKLYESTEEGQKVTRNNGDKFLAVFRRIPDTFIGN, from the exons ATGTGCTCTATCATGACTCTGCcgcagaaaaaatattatagacaaCGTGCACATTCAAATCCAATTGCTGATCATTGCTTTGAATA CCCTGCTCATCCAGATGACTATGATTGGTCGAATTTATATCCCATAATAAGAACAGAAAAACCTTTAGGAAGAGTAGAATTTCTAGATGTTGGCTGTGGATATGGCGGGCTTCTAg TGACTCTATCACCAATGTTCCCAGACAATCTAATGCTAGGACTGGAAATTCGTGTTAAGGTGTCTGATTATGTAAATGATAGGATTCTAGCACTAAGGACACAAAATGCAGATCAATATAACAATATAGCTGTACTGAGAACAAATGCTATGAAATATTTACCAAACTTTTTCTATAAGGGCCAG ctaaaaaaaatgttttttctatATCCAGACCCtcattttaaaaaagctaaGCATAAATGGAGGATTATCAATAAGTGGCTTCTATCTGAATATGCATATGTATTAGCGGAGCAT ggtatTGTATATACAATAACAGATGTAAAAGATTTGCACGATTGGATGGTTACCCACTTTGAAGAGCATCCATTATTTGAAAGAATTTCTGAAGAAGATTTA aAAAATGACATGATTGTTGAAAAGCTATATGAAAGTACAGAAGAGGGTCAAAAGGTTACTAGgaataatggtgataaatttCTCGCAGTGTTCAGAAGGATACCTGATACATTtataggaaattaa
- the LOC112052265 gene encoding protein rogdi isoform X2 codes for MNDNEKEEAANLKEEFEWVLREEVHAILHQLHSVLVECAHRFPVPLYGNEGQKQDKFILTSQPEQLKCIVTLTGDSITHADISFKVLRQMHTICRTSINQDGPWKLQQIQDAANHLQQAIGYIDNVDKHYIFRSSEEVLHIIQCLIGSLQRARTALVLPKKKTIDELMKSRNMALSPNLPEDLAISFYIQSHKLIFVAYQLSSVHGTMRIDSCQADCAVPWLSDVLFMLTAALHMCQQLKDKLCVFSQYKDFTVGSRSASMVLN; via the exons ATGAACGACAACGAAAAAGAAGAGGCTGCAAATTTG aaagagGAGTTTGAATGGGTTCTCCGTGAGGAAGTTCACGCTATATTACATCAGCTCCATTCAGTATTAGTG gaATGTGCTCATCGCTTCCCAGTTCCACTATATGGCAATGAAGGGCAGAAACaagataaatttatattaacatcTCAGCCTGAACAGCTGAAATGTATTGTTACCCTCACAGGCGACAGTATCACTCATGCA gATATTAGTTTCAAGGTCTTAAGACAGATGCACACTATATGCCGGACGTCCATTAATCAAGATGGACCCTGGAAGCTTCAACAAATCCAAGATGCAGCCAATCATCTGCAACAGGCCATTGGTTACATTGATAATGTTGATAAGCATTATATTTTCAG ATCATCTGAGGAAGTATTGCACATCATACAGTGTTTAATCGGCTCTCTACAGAGGGCGCGCACAGCTTTAGTACTGCCCAAGAAAAAAACAATCGACGAGCTTATGAAGAGTCGAAATATG GCCCTCTCACCAAACCTACCAGAAGACTTGGCTATATCGTTCTACATACAGTCCCACAAGCTGATATTTGTCGCATACCAGTTGAGTTCAGTTCACGGGACGATGAGGATCGACTCGTGTCAAGCGGACTGTGCTGTTCCCTGGCTGAGTGATGTGCTGTTCATGTTGACAGCTGCATTGCACATGTGTCAACAGCTTAAAGACAAG TTGTGCGTGTTCTCTCAATATAAGGATTTCACCGTTGGATCAAGATCTGCGTCTATGGTGTTAAATTAG
- the LOC112052265 gene encoding protein rogdi isoform X1, whose protein sequence is MNDNEKEEAANLKEEFEWVLREEVHAILHQLHSVLVECAHRFPVPLYGNEGQKQDKFILTSQPEQLKCIVTLTGDSITHADISFKVLRQMHTICRTSINQDGPWKLQQIQDAANHLQQAIGYIDNVDKHYIFRSSEEVLHIIQCLIGSLQRARTALVLPKKKTIDELMKSRNMKALSPNLPEDLAISFYIQSHKLIFVAYQLSSVHGTMRIDSCQADCAVPWLSDVLFMLTAALHMCQQLKDKLCVFSQYKDFTVGSRSASMVLN, encoded by the exons ATGAACGACAACGAAAAAGAAGAGGCTGCAAATTTG aaagagGAGTTTGAATGGGTTCTCCGTGAGGAAGTTCACGCTATATTACATCAGCTCCATTCAGTATTAGTG gaATGTGCTCATCGCTTCCCAGTTCCACTATATGGCAATGAAGGGCAGAAACaagataaatttatattaacatcTCAGCCTGAACAGCTGAAATGTATTGTTACCCTCACAGGCGACAGTATCACTCATGCA gATATTAGTTTCAAGGTCTTAAGACAGATGCACACTATATGCCGGACGTCCATTAATCAAGATGGACCCTGGAAGCTTCAACAAATCCAAGATGCAGCCAATCATCTGCAACAGGCCATTGGTTACATTGATAATGTTGATAAGCATTATATTTTCAG ATCATCTGAGGAAGTATTGCACATCATACAGTGTTTAATCGGCTCTCTACAGAGGGCGCGCACAGCTTTAGTACTGCCCAAGAAAAAAACAATCGACGAGCTTATGAAGAGTCGAAATATG aaGGCCCTCTCACCAAACCTACCAGAAGACTTGGCTATATCGTTCTACATACAGTCCCACAAGCTGATATTTGTCGCATACCAGTTGAGTTCAGTTCACGGGACGATGAGGATCGACTCGTGTCAAGCGGACTGTGCTGTTCCCTGGCTGAGTGATGTGCTGTTCATGTTGACAGCTGCATTGCACATGTGTCAACAGCTTAAAGACAAG TTGTGCGTGTTCTCTCAATATAAGGATTTCACCGTTGGATCAAGATCTGCGTCTATGGTGTTAAATTAG